A window of Octopus sinensis linkage group LG29, ASM634580v1, whole genome shotgun sequence contains these coding sequences:
- the LOC115226204 gene encoding sex peptide receptor-like, which yields MDLENMTFRSTGSDVDARHVLVEGVLPPACICGIVGIIITLIILSHKHMATSTNTYLIGLAAADLMFLIIVSLRLWGVMVSHSDLNTWEIFTAYSEIFLRMFNLISVWMIVMLAVERFIAICIPYKAMDMCTVNRSRCIVVFIYIAAFVCQSLHFAKYKIVASHTEFNESEYTLHHTQLSGDVLFTIIYGWVFEGLIGVIIPFVLILVLNSRLIYEIHKSTQYLKRQIGANTRTSFDISSEQMKITTMLIAMCVVFLICQAPYVLYNYVISIHAGSFRGQHHLLIMAVSILLAAMKSTINFVLYCWFSEKFWTTFKSLLCFRCAKLRNLTQNQSNGNPKNINPRNNSVSNSKETTI from the coding sequence ATGGATCTGGAAAATATGACATTTCGTTCAACGGGCTCTGATGTCGATGCGAGACATGTCCTCGTCGAAGGCGTCTTACCGCCTGCCTGCATCTGTGGAATCGTCGGCATTATAATCACATTGATAATATTAAGCCATAAACACATGGCCACCTCCACCAATACGTACTTGATTGGATTGGCAGCTGCGGATTTGATGTTTCTGATTATTGTTTCGTTGCGTCTGTGGGGTGTGATGGTCTCGCATAGCGACTTGAACACCTGGGAGATATTTACCGCTTATTCGGAGATTTTCTTGCGAATGTTCAACCTGATTTCCGTATGGATGATAGTCATGCTTGCCGTTGAACGCTTTATAGCCATTTGCATTCCTTATAAAGCGATGGACATGTGCACGGTCAACCGATCACGGTGCATCGTGGTTTTCATCTACATCGCTGCTTTCGTTTGCCAATCACTGCATTTCGCCAAGTACAAGATCGTGGCTTCGCACACCGAATTTAACGAGAGCGAATACACGCTGCACCACACACAGCTCTCCGGAGACGTTCTCTTCACCATCATCTACGGATGGGTTTTCGAAGGCCTGATCGGCGTCATCATACCATTCGTGTTAATCCTGGTCTTGAACAGCCGTCTCATATACGAAATACACAAATCAACACAATACCTTAAGCGACAGATTGGTGCCAACACGCGAACCAGCTTCGACATCAGTTCAGAACAAATGAAAATCACAACAATGTTGATCGCGATGTGCGTCGTCTTCCTCATCTGCCAGGCTCCGTATGTTCTCTACAATTACGTCATTAGCATCCATGCCGGGAGCTTCAGGGGCCAGCACCATTTATTAATTATGGCAGTATCAATCCTGTTAGCGGCAATGAAATCAACCATAAACTTTGTGCTTTACTGTTGGTTCAGCGAAAAGTTTTGGACCACTTTTAAAAGTCTGTTGTGCTTCAGGTGTGCAAAGTTGCGCAACCTGACCCAAAACCAATCAAACGGTAACCCAAAGAACATAAACCCCAGAAATAATTCCGTCTCCAATTCTAAAGAAACTACCATTTAA